The following DNA comes from Carassius carassius chromosome 41, fCarCar2.1, whole genome shotgun sequence.
aacccccccaatggtagacccaaagttacgcccttgatatcagggcccggttccccgataacgttcactcttagcgcgctaagaagacatcgaaagatatatcttaccaaagttgtttatgtttctaagtgtgttcctcgaagtgtcccttaggaagcttcttagcacgctgcctcttacgtccgacgttacaagagcgctgtcccgagtgaaggtgctgaattagttggcatcgattgctcataaatcgattttccacttcacatgaaggtgcattacagagttaagaaagacaacacgttctatgcaaatgaaacattcctcaaattattacagtaacatttattttaacatagtttaagttatcagtagaatatagactataaattaaattatcaaatggtcagtaatatgttcacaagaTAGGCTATGTTGTGACGGCTAGATGAActgggtatccctcgctaatcatccaccctccttatcccgttgtgccgctttttgacatgggtttaacgacttatgaaaattatataatacacttttatattaaaggccatctttcaatatattttataacttaatttatacagaatattgtatgaaaatgtaaatttaaaaagacgtacataagaataaatatgttttacaaCACCCACGGGCAGAAATTAAGGAAAAAAAGTGCCTATTCTAAGCTACGCGCCAAAAAACCGCCTTTTTCCCAGAGAACGCGTCATATGACGTAACGACAGGCAAACATAGGCGCTGCAGCCCTGGTTCTCAGTGTGGGTTTACGTAGTCTGAGAGGtggaaacagaaaatagagattgtcgttatcgttattatagttatagtaggtttgagttgtcacaatggtgaattcttgtgtttgttttggatgcaacaactccaacttgtctggccatcgggtccaccgatttccaaacaagaaacacaaagattTCCGTGCTTGGATACGTTTCGTCCAGGCAAAGAGAAGCAATTTCGCTGCCTCCTCGTTGACTAGACACACGGTGGTATGTGAAAAACACTTCACACCGGACAGCTACAACCAAGGAGATCTTATGGAATTTCGCATGGGATTTCGACGAAAAGAGTGGGTTAGGCTGGCAAATGGAGCTGTGCCATCGGTGCATGCAAGTCCACCTGCAAAATCTGGCGGGAGTGAAGAGTCTAACGTTAATGTTAGCACTAGCAGAGAATCTGCGCGTCGAAAACGGGAGCTTTGCACAGTAAGTCTTATAATACCATATACAAATTGTTGCATCGAAATGTAGCTCTGCATGTAATctctgcaaatgtatttttcttgacgTTATAATGGATTAGTCTTGGCATGGCACGAAAGCCCGCCTAGCTGCCGTCAGCTTACTCTTGTTACACCCCGTGAGGCTGCACATGAGCCTCCTGCcacttattttattgagctattaagacagggttccagaaaatttatttttttttaattacaattttatgtggTCGCATTCGCATATTACTACTCGGTTAAATTCACGCATGAATTTTcctgcatttaacttgttttagcgcccgccaaattgattttttgtcccgccaaagtcttatttgatcggtgagtaaaGTAGATGAAACGCTGCCCTTGTGACAGGGCGCATGTTTGACTGAAAGAAAGAGCGCGCACTTTTCACCGTCTCCAAAACGCATCCAAGTAATTCTTTACAATATTAGTTTTCTTAGTTAAATCGGATTTGCCTTGGTTTTCTTTGACTAATCGAAGCTGGTATCAACAAGCTCGGGACTAACGtactttaaaaagattttgaaaagattaacagtcttttaaataatgcatgaatgggggattttcatgaaaggactacattttttagagttcaAAGTTGTGATCTCGGTCTGTTTTCAGATTATGGGAGAGAGTGCTGCCAGCAAAGACGGGGCGGGTGCAACTGCCACTTCAGATCCTGATGGAGATGGAGACATCTCTACAATGGACCCTGAGCCAGAACTGGTCCATCGTGGATCACAGTGCAACATAAGATGTTTACATCGTTCATTAGGTAGTTAGCTTATATATCTAGCATTCAACATACATGCCATAAACAATCACAAATAAGGATTATGTCAAAAAATTTCATGATCTCCATGGTTACTATTTTGTCATTTCCACTTTTCAgacagtaaacattaaaaattaagaacttcataatgttagaaaaatacatttttactgggtTGCATTAGATAGTGCATGTGTTGTTACCCATGAATGTACAATTGGTGAACAATTATTAAGATGAATCTCTTTCATCTAAGGTGTTCAGGTAAAGCCTCAGATGGTGGATGTGGGGACTCAAACCGAAAGGTTTGAGCATCGCAGATCAACTCCACTGGCCAGTCCTGAACAAAGTGATGATGAATGGTCATTTTCTAATATTGTCAACCATTCTGGTGATATGTCATGGAGTCCAGGGGAGGAGATGTTGAGAGAGTCCTCTGAGGAGGAACCAGAAGAGCTGGAATCTCTCAGTGACCCAaagtaaaaacctttttattaatgGAAACTGTTTCTGATGTCATAGTCAGAATTAATGAGTGTTTTCCTTTCCTTGTTTTCAGTGCTGTTGACAAGTTCATTGTTTGCCAGAGGCAGTTGCTGTCCTTGTTCACAGTTTGCCCTGCATGCTGTGGGGAAACCCAGGGACGCATAATGCACCCGGGAAGGAACTTTCATAAAAGTCAAGCAGGTAATGTCTTAATTGTCAACTGTCTATGAGGAGCTGAATTATAGTctgtgaatgtacagtatgtatattcaTTATTTGTGTCTTAACTATACAGGTTTTTTACTGGCTCATCTTAAAGCTGCTTGAGTATTGAATCTTCTATCATCTTTCAGGCCTGCGGAACTTGTGGCTATGAGCGTTACTGGCAAAACCAAGAGAAGGTGCATCGAAACATGCCTGCCTGCAACCTTTTACTCAGCGGTGCCATCCACTTCTCAGGTTGCATGGCTACTCAGACAATCAGGATGCTGAAGCTGTTTGGACTGCAGTGCATAAGTCCCGGCACTTTTTTCCGCCATCAGCGCTATTACACTATCCCTACCATCGTGCAGGCCTGGAGGAATGAGCAGAGTGGGATCATCAGGGAGTTGAAGGAGACTGGGGGTGGATTGATCCTGTCTGGTGACTGCAGGTAGAATGGTCCAGCTCACGTCACTGATGTAGAACAggtcaatgtgtttttgcattaacctataaatgtaactgtttttgacGTTCTTAGATCAGATTCTCCTGGACACTGTGCCAAGTATGGTAGCTACTCCTTGATTGAGGATCGAATTAACAAAGTTTTGGATGTTCAGCTTGTCCAAGTAAGTTGATGTCACACAGAAATCTTgtgtctgatttagttactgATATTACAGTTACTGTTCAGTAATAATCAGTTGGTTTTACAGAGCTCAGAAGTCCCAAGCAGCTCTTGGTGTGAGCTAGAGGGTCTAAAGCGGAGTATGCAGTTCCTGATGGACCAAGACATGCAAGTGTCTGCTCTGATAACAGACAGAAATCGGCAGGTAATGATGCTAGGAGAGATCTAAAGCTGAACAGCATTGACAGGCACAGTATCACTCAAAATCAATTCTATAAAATCAATTTGTGTTTTAGGTGGCCAAGTGGGTACGTGAGAAAATGTGTTCAGAAGGAACAAAGCATTTCTTTGACGTCTGGCATATTGGGAAAAGTATGTATTGTGATGCTGGTAGTTCTATATAACAGACTTGTTTTTGTAGTTAAATTCACTTTCCTAATAATTAATTTGCTCTGCTCTGTTTGTCTGCTCTGGAACAGGTGTACAGAAAGCACTGGATGCTGCTGCA
Coding sequences within:
- the LOC132123033 gene encoding uncharacterized protein LOC132123033, giving the protein MVNSCVCFGCNNSNLSGHRVHRFPNKKHKDFRAWIRFVQAKRSNFAASSLTRHTVVCEKHFTPDSYNQGDLMEFRMGFRRKEWVRLANGAVPSVHASPPAKSGGSEESNVNVSTSRESARRKRELCTACGTCGYERYWQNQEKVHRNMPACNLLLSGAIHFSGCMATQTIRMLKLFGLQCISPGTFFRHQRYYTIPTIVQAWRNEQSGIIRELKETGGGLILSGDCRSDSPGHCAKYGSYSLIEDRINKVLDVQLVQSSEVPSSSWCELEGLKRSMQFLMDQDMQVSALITDRNRQVAKWVREKMCSEGTKHFFDVWHIGKSVQKALDAAAKERDCEDLKLWRPAIINHIYWTAASTPTGDPDEMQAKWQTLHFNSNGNRDVARTSEGEVRYAVRYPRFRKGGWAPPHLFRPEG